One window from the genome of Phalacrocorax aristotelis chromosome 20, bGulAri2.1, whole genome shotgun sequence encodes:
- the ELOA gene encoding elongin-A isoform X1, with product MAESVLEVVGKLQSRLAGSSEPKKLLKSLKRLSELPITVDILVETGVGKTVNSLRKHELVGDFAKNLVARWKKLVPVSQEADRNNLDSEDRDYERSSSSKRHQELSLREDEEPDQEYSEPFQPSCSQTYSPDHREKKSKRHPRPERAHETYGYSSHEGKDWGRSSPVLSSDQEYSDCGQAVSPEPSESPQDMYTDPYASEEQEEPTVFNRKASKGHSFQEKLGGGQERNPGEFYDKGNMSRNKEHKSSHKKQRLDGRGEDRTSAFSPERLHKTSFKEQLREAAVAGGSKEKQRMSDGTKKEKNRESGTSRKEKLHVLPHLEEPLDNHVKKQKHRDSEKIKLEKPKLSLESSNAEREKRKAESDLSNKIKEKGISGSLKASEGKRKVSDVDKKSMGFSSNSGEGEVEDEFEQPTMSFESYLSYDQPQKKKKKVVKPAASAGEKDRGHSKQNGSKASTNSSTSSRKSPSHKRTSEKNTEKKLPEAPKPKRIILDVVPTLPDIPLPPIQANYRPLPSIESITCSQTKRKAVSSPVEESEAGFTGRRLNSKMQVYSGSKTAYLPKMMSLYQQCIRVLSNNIDSIYEVGGVPFTVLEPVLERCTPEQLYRIEECNHVLIEDTDQLWHNHCLRDFKTEKPEEFESWREMYLRLHDAREQRLLMLARNIGSAHANKPKGRVAKMAFVNSAAKPPRDVRRRQEKFGTGGPLLPEKTKIKPPSSKSHARVSEEQSYDGPSTSSAHSVPSSGSTFSSYDPRKPPVKKIAPMMAKTIKAFKNRFSRR from the exons ATGGCGGAGTCGGTGCTGGAAGTTGTGGGCAAGCTGCAGTCGCGGCTGGCGGGCAGCTCGGAGCCCAAGAAG ctgctgaaaagtCTGAAGAGGCTGTCTGAGTTGCCCATCACAGTTGACATTCTTGTG GAGACGGGTGTTGGGAAGACTGTGAACAGTTTACGGAAACACGAGCTTGTAGGAGACTTTGCGAAGAATCTCGTAGCCAGGTGGAAGAAGCTAGTGCCAGTGTCCCAAGAGGCAGACCG AAATAACCTAGATTCTGAAGACCGTGACTACGAGAGGAGCAGCTCAAGCAAAAGACATCAAGAACTCTCCCTCAGAGAGGATGAGGAACCTGACCAGGAGTATTCAGAACCTTTCCAGCCATCTTGCAGCCAGACCTATAGCCCAGATCATAGGGAAAAGAAGTCCAAAAGGCATCCTAGGCCTGAGAGAGCCCATGAGACTTATGGCTATAGCAGCCACGAGGGGAAGGATTGGGGCAGATCTTCCCCAGTGCTCTCTTCAGATCAGGAGTACTCGGACTGTGGACAAGCTGTGTCACCTGAGCCAAGCGAGAGCCCTCAGGATATGTACACAGACCCTTATGCCTCTGAGGAGCAGGAAGAACCAACAGTATTTAATCGGAAAGCCAGTAAAGGCCACAGCTTTCAGGAGAAGCTGGGGGGAGGTCAAGAGCGGAACCCTGGTGAGTTCTATGACAAAGGGAACATGAGTCGAAACAAAGAGCACAAGTCTTCTCACAAGAAGCAACGACTTGATGGCAGAGGGGAGGACAGGACCTCTGCTTTCAGCCCAGAAAGATTGCACAAGACCTCTTTTAAAGAGCAGCTCCGAGAAGCCGCCGTGGCAGGGGGCAGCAAGGAGAAGCAGAGGATGTCAGATGGCACCAAGAAGGAGAAGAACCGAGAAAGTGGCACCTCCAGAAAGGAGAAGTTGCACGTGTTGCCACACTTAGAAGAGCCTTTGGACAACCATGTTAAGAAGCAAAAACATCGGGACTCTGAAAAAATCAAATTGGAAAAGCCCAAGCTGAGCCTGGAGTCATCTAACGCAGAGCGGGAGAAACGGAAAGCTGAGAGTGACTTGTCAAATAAGATTAAAGAAAAGGGGATTTCTGGGAGCTTAAAAGCTTCAGAGGGGAAGCGCAAAGTCTCCGATGTGGACAAAAAATCAATGGGCTTTTCCTCCAattctggggagggggaagtggAGGATGAATTTGAACAACCTACAATGTCCTTTGAGTCGTATCTCAGCTACGACCAgccccagaaaaagaaaaagaaagtggtCAAACCTGCTGCGTCAGCTGGAGAGAAAGACCGAGGGCACAGCAAACAGAACGGATCCAAAGCCAGTACCAACAGCTCAACCTCGAGTCGGAAAAGTCCAAGCCACAAGCGAACAAGtgagaaaaacacagagaagaaactACCAGAGGCTCCTAAACCAAAGAGG ATAATTTTAGATGTGGTACCAACATTACCAGACATCCCACTGCCACCGATTCAGGCCAACTACCGCCCTCTTCCTTCGATTGAGTCCATTACCTGCTCCCAGACGAAAAGGAAAG CAGTGTCCTCACCAGTTGAAGAGAGCGAAGCGGGTTTTACAGGCCGCCGGTTGAATTCAAAGATGCAAGTGTATTCAGGCTCTAAAACTGCCTACCTCCCAAAGATGATGTCTCTGTATCAACAGTGTATCAGAGTCCTCAGTAACAATATTGACT CAATCTATGAAGTGGGTGGTGTCCCTTTCACAGTGCTGGAGCCAGTATTGGAGAGATGCACCCCAGAGCAACTGTATCGCATTGAGGAATGTAATCAT GTCCTTATTGAGGATACGGATCAACTGTGGCACAATCACTGTCTCCGAGACTTCAAGACAGAGAAGCCAGAAGAGTTTGAGTCCTGGCGGGAGATGTACCTTCGACTTCATGACGCGCGAGAGCAACGGCTGCTCATGTTAGCCCGGAACATCGGCTCAGCTCATGCCAACAAACCCAAAG GTAGGGTGGCCAAAATGGCATTTGTGAACTCTGCAGCAAAGCCCCCTCGAGATGTACGAAGGAGACAAGAGAAGTTTGGAACTGGAGGACCTCTTCTGCCAGAGAAGACCAA aataaaaccaCCATCTAGCAAAAGCCATGCTCGTGTGAGTGAAGAGCAGTCCTATGATGggcccagcaccagcagtgcCCATTCTGTCCCATCTTCAGGTAGCACCTTCTCCTCCTATGACCCCAGGAAACCGCCAGTGAAGA AAATTGCACCGATGATGGCAAAGACtatcaaagcttttaaaaacaggttcTCGCGGAGATAA
- the ELOA gene encoding elongin-A isoform X2, with protein sequence MAESVLEVVGKLQSRLAGSSEPKKLLKSLKRLSELPITVDILVTGVGKTVNSLRKHELVGDFAKNLVARWKKLVPVSQEADRNNLDSEDRDYERSSSSKRHQELSLREDEEPDQEYSEPFQPSCSQTYSPDHREKKSKRHPRPERAHETYGYSSHEGKDWGRSSPVLSSDQEYSDCGQAVSPEPSESPQDMYTDPYASEEQEEPTVFNRKASKGHSFQEKLGGGQERNPGEFYDKGNMSRNKEHKSSHKKQRLDGRGEDRTSAFSPERLHKTSFKEQLREAAVAGGSKEKQRMSDGTKKEKNRESGTSRKEKLHVLPHLEEPLDNHVKKQKHRDSEKIKLEKPKLSLESSNAEREKRKAESDLSNKIKEKGISGSLKASEGKRKVSDVDKKSMGFSSNSGEGEVEDEFEQPTMSFESYLSYDQPQKKKKKVVKPAASAGEKDRGHSKQNGSKASTNSSTSSRKSPSHKRTSEKNTEKKLPEAPKPKRIILDVVPTLPDIPLPPIQANYRPLPSIESITCSQTKRKAVSSPVEESEAGFTGRRLNSKMQVYSGSKTAYLPKMMSLYQQCIRVLSNNIDSIYEVGGVPFTVLEPVLERCTPEQLYRIEECNHVLIEDTDQLWHNHCLRDFKTEKPEEFESWREMYLRLHDAREQRLLMLARNIGSAHANKPKGRVAKMAFVNSAAKPPRDVRRRQEKFGTGGPLLPEKTKIKPPSSKSHARVSEEQSYDGPSTSSAHSVPSSGSTFSSYDPRKPPVKKIAPMMAKTIKAFKNRFSRR encoded by the exons ATGGCGGAGTCGGTGCTGGAAGTTGTGGGCAAGCTGCAGTCGCGGCTGGCGGGCAGCTCGGAGCCCAAGAAG ctgctgaaaagtCTGAAGAGGCTGTCTGAGTTGCCCATCACAGTTGACATTCTTGTG ACGGGTGTTGGGAAGACTGTGAACAGTTTACGGAAACACGAGCTTGTAGGAGACTTTGCGAAGAATCTCGTAGCCAGGTGGAAGAAGCTAGTGCCAGTGTCCCAAGAGGCAGACCG AAATAACCTAGATTCTGAAGACCGTGACTACGAGAGGAGCAGCTCAAGCAAAAGACATCAAGAACTCTCCCTCAGAGAGGATGAGGAACCTGACCAGGAGTATTCAGAACCTTTCCAGCCATCTTGCAGCCAGACCTATAGCCCAGATCATAGGGAAAAGAAGTCCAAAAGGCATCCTAGGCCTGAGAGAGCCCATGAGACTTATGGCTATAGCAGCCACGAGGGGAAGGATTGGGGCAGATCTTCCCCAGTGCTCTCTTCAGATCAGGAGTACTCGGACTGTGGACAAGCTGTGTCACCTGAGCCAAGCGAGAGCCCTCAGGATATGTACACAGACCCTTATGCCTCTGAGGAGCAGGAAGAACCAACAGTATTTAATCGGAAAGCCAGTAAAGGCCACAGCTTTCAGGAGAAGCTGGGGGGAGGTCAAGAGCGGAACCCTGGTGAGTTCTATGACAAAGGGAACATGAGTCGAAACAAAGAGCACAAGTCTTCTCACAAGAAGCAACGACTTGATGGCAGAGGGGAGGACAGGACCTCTGCTTTCAGCCCAGAAAGATTGCACAAGACCTCTTTTAAAGAGCAGCTCCGAGAAGCCGCCGTGGCAGGGGGCAGCAAGGAGAAGCAGAGGATGTCAGATGGCACCAAGAAGGAGAAGAACCGAGAAAGTGGCACCTCCAGAAAGGAGAAGTTGCACGTGTTGCCACACTTAGAAGAGCCTTTGGACAACCATGTTAAGAAGCAAAAACATCGGGACTCTGAAAAAATCAAATTGGAAAAGCCCAAGCTGAGCCTGGAGTCATCTAACGCAGAGCGGGAGAAACGGAAAGCTGAGAGTGACTTGTCAAATAAGATTAAAGAAAAGGGGATTTCTGGGAGCTTAAAAGCTTCAGAGGGGAAGCGCAAAGTCTCCGATGTGGACAAAAAATCAATGGGCTTTTCCTCCAattctggggagggggaagtggAGGATGAATTTGAACAACCTACAATGTCCTTTGAGTCGTATCTCAGCTACGACCAgccccagaaaaagaaaaagaaagtggtCAAACCTGCTGCGTCAGCTGGAGAGAAAGACCGAGGGCACAGCAAACAGAACGGATCCAAAGCCAGTACCAACAGCTCAACCTCGAGTCGGAAAAGTCCAAGCCACAAGCGAACAAGtgagaaaaacacagagaagaaactACCAGAGGCTCCTAAACCAAAGAGG ATAATTTTAGATGTGGTACCAACATTACCAGACATCCCACTGCCACCGATTCAGGCCAACTACCGCCCTCTTCCTTCGATTGAGTCCATTACCTGCTCCCAGACGAAAAGGAAAG CAGTGTCCTCACCAGTTGAAGAGAGCGAAGCGGGTTTTACAGGCCGCCGGTTGAATTCAAAGATGCAAGTGTATTCAGGCTCTAAAACTGCCTACCTCCCAAAGATGATGTCTCTGTATCAACAGTGTATCAGAGTCCTCAGTAACAATATTGACT CAATCTATGAAGTGGGTGGTGTCCCTTTCACAGTGCTGGAGCCAGTATTGGAGAGATGCACCCCAGAGCAACTGTATCGCATTGAGGAATGTAATCAT GTCCTTATTGAGGATACGGATCAACTGTGGCACAATCACTGTCTCCGAGACTTCAAGACAGAGAAGCCAGAAGAGTTTGAGTCCTGGCGGGAGATGTACCTTCGACTTCATGACGCGCGAGAGCAACGGCTGCTCATGTTAGCCCGGAACATCGGCTCAGCTCATGCCAACAAACCCAAAG GTAGGGTGGCCAAAATGGCATTTGTGAACTCTGCAGCAAAGCCCCCTCGAGATGTACGAAGGAGACAAGAGAAGTTTGGAACTGGAGGACCTCTTCTGCCAGAGAAGACCAA aataaaaccaCCATCTAGCAAAAGCCATGCTCGTGTGAGTGAAGAGCAGTCCTATGATGggcccagcaccagcagtgcCCATTCTGTCCCATCTTCAGGTAGCACCTTCTCCTCCTATGACCCCAGGAAACCGCCAGTGAAGA AAATTGCACCGATGATGGCAAAGACtatcaaagcttttaaaaacaggttcTCGCGGAGATAA
- the LOC142066832 gene encoding kelch-like protein 31: MAPKKKTPKKPKVVKEDASITPVMVEDALLDVEHFNHLNGLYNSGSNGFHCTATEVEAPDHGASLLEGMNQMHQKQFLCDLTIATKTKSFKVHKLILASCSEYFHHLLQRDPQLHRVELHDVSPLGLTTVITYAYTGKLSLSLYTIGSTIAAATQLRVPALLNMCSDFLVREMAVENCVYIANISATYGLNQVKDATWKFIRENFLEFSKTDQFMKLPFDQINELLMDDGLQIPSEVAAFQIAVKWLEFDPKRVRYAADLLSNIRFGTISAPDLVNYVQPVPRMMQDPQCHKLLVDAMNYHLLPHQQNSLQSQRTRIRGGQRVLVTVGGRPALTEKALSREISYRDAEGNWNKLTEMPSKSFNQCVVVMDGFIYIAGGEDQNDARNQAKHAVSSLSRYDPRFNTWLHLASMQHRRTHFSLSSCNGLLYAVGGRNAEGALASVECYVPTTNSWQSKASLETPRCCHATTVIDGKLLVTGGYISHAYSRTVCCYEPSTDSWKELARLSTPRGWHCAATVADRAYVLGGSQLGPQGERVDVMPVECYSPLTGQWSYMAPLPMGVSTAGVALLEGRLCLVGGWNESGKRYQKCVQCYNPDLNEWAEDEDLPEATVGVSCCTIILPRSLSFRSRASSVASAAAST; the protein is encoded by the exons ATGGCacccaaaaagaaaacccccaaGAAGCCCAAAGTGGTTAAAGAGGATGCATCCATCACCCCAGTGATGGTGGAAGATGCTTTGCTAGATGTTGAACACTTCAATCACCTGAATGGTTTGTACAACAGTGGCTCCAACGGCTTCCACTGCACGGCCACGGAGGTCGAAGCGCCGGACCACGGAGCCAGCCTTCTGGAGGGTATGAACCAGATGCACCAGAAGCAGTTCCTCTGTGATCTCACCATTGCCACCAAAACAAAGTCCTTCAAGGTGCATAAACTCATCCTGGCTTCCTGCAGCGAGTACTTCCACCACCTGCTGCAGAGAGACCCTCAGCTGCACCGGGTGGAGCTCCACGACGTCTCCCCACTGGGCCTGACCACCGTCATCACCTACGCCTACACGGGGAAGCTGAGCCTCTCCCTGTACACCATTGGCAGCACCATCGCTGCGGCCACCCAGCTGCGGGTGCCAGCACTGCTGAACATGTGCAGCGATTTCCTTGTTCGGGAGATGGCTGTGGAGAACTGTGTGTACATCGCCAACATCTCGGCCACCTACGGCCTCAACCAGGTGAAAGATGCCACGTGGAAGTTCATCCGGGAAAACTTTCTGGAGTTCTCCAAGACTGACCAGTTCATGAAGCTTCCCTTTGATCAGATCAATGAGCTGCTGATGGATGATGGCCTGCAGATACCCAGCGAGGTTGCAGCCTTCCAGATCGCTGTCAAGTGGCTGGAGTTTGACCCGAAACGGGTTCGGTATGCTGCTGACCTCCTGAGCAACATTCGATTCGGCACAATCTCAGCTCCAGACTTGGTCAACTATGTGCAACCTGTGCCACGCATGATGCAAGATCCACAGTGCCACAAGCTCCTCGTGGATGCTATGAATTACCACCTGCTCCCCCACCAGCAAAACAGCCTTCAGTCTCAGAGAACCAGGATTCGGGGAGGCCAGAGGGTGCTTGTCACAGTTGGGGGTCGTCCAGCTTTGACCGAGAAGGCTCTTAGCAGGGAGATCAGCTACAGGGATGCAGAGGGAAACTGGAACAAGCTGACAGAGATGCCATCAAAAAGTTTTAACCAGTGCGTTGTGGTGATGGATGGATTCATCTACATTGCGGGTGGTGAAGACCAAAATGATGCCAGGAACCAGGCCAAGCATGCCGTCAGCAGCCTAAGCAG GTACGACCCACGCTTCAACACCTGGCTGCACCTGGCCAGCATGCAGCACAGGAGGACACACTTCAGCCTCAGCTCCTGCAACGGGCTCCTCTACGCTGTCGGAGGGCGAAACGCGGAGGGTGCGTTGGCATCTGTCGAGTGCTACGTTCCCACCACCAACAGCTGGCAGAGCAAGGCAAGCCTGGAGACACCCCGCTGCTGCCATGCCACCACTGTCATCGACGGCAAGCTCCTGGTCACCGGCGGCTACATCAGCCACGCCTATTCCCGCACCGTGTGCTGCTACGAGCCCAGCACTGACTCCTGGAAGGAGCTGGCAAGGCTCAGCACCCCCCGGGGCTGGCACTGCGCAGCCACCGTGGCTGACCGAGCGTACGTGCTGGGTGGGAGCCAGCTGGGTCCCCAGGGCGAGCGGGTGGACGTGATGCCTGTGGAGTGCTACAGCCCACTCACGGGGCAGTGGAGTTACATGGCACCCCTGCCCATGGGGGTCAGCACGGCTGGGGTGGCTCTGCTGGAGGGGCGCTTGTGCCTGGTGGGTGGCTGGAACGAGAGTGGGAAGAGGTATCAGAAATGCGTGCAGTGCTACAATCCTGACCTCAACGAGTGGGCTGAGGACGAGGACCTCCCCGAGGCCACGGTGGGTGTCTCGTGCTGCACTATCATCCTCCCACGCTCCCTGAGCTTCAGGTCCCGGGCCAGCTCTGtggcctcagcagcagccagcacataA
- the RPL11 gene encoding large ribosomal subunit protein uL5 — protein sequence MAQDQGEKENPMRELRIRKLCLNICVGESGDRLTRAAKVLEQLTGQTPVFSKARYTVRSFGIRRNEKIAVHCTVRGAKAEEILEKGLKVREYELRKNNFSDTGNFGFGIQEHIDLGIKYDPSIGIYGLDFYVVLGRPGFSIADKKRRTGNIGAKHRIGKEEAMRWFQQKYDGIILPGK from the exons atggcg caagaCCAAGGTGAGAAGGAGAACCCCATGCGGGAGCTGCGCATCCGCAAGCTCTGCCTCAACATTTGCGTGGGGGAGAGTGGGGACAGGCTCACCCGAGCGGccaaggtgctggagcagctgaCAGGCCAAACCCCTGTCTTCTCCAAAG CACGATACACTGTAAGATCCTTCGGCATCAGGAGGAATGAGAAGATTGCTGTTCATTGCACAGTTCGTGGGGCCAAAGCAGAAGAGATTCTGGAGAAGGGGTTGAAG GTGCGAGAATACGAGTTGAGAAAAAACAATTTCTCGGACACGGGGAACTTTGGCTTTGGCATCCAGGAACACATCGATCTGGGGATTAAATACGATCCCAGTATTGGTATCTACGGCTTGGACTTTTACGTG GTGCTGGGCAGGCCTGGTTTCAGCATCGCTGACAAGAAACGCAGGACTGGCAACATTGGAGCCAAGCACAGAATTGGAAAGGAAGAAGCCATGCGCTGGTTTCAGCAAAAG tATGATGGCATCATCCTTCCTGGTAAATGA